From the Ctenopharyngodon idella isolate HZGC_01 chromosome 3, HZGC01, whole genome shotgun sequence genome, one window contains:
- the LOC127510166 gene encoding interferon-induced very large GTPase 1-like produces the protein MIQRRKTTMLREKNKDTGTQTKVSPDQHLQQQKNENMNHLFHKLHLEVRQLKLRAADVLQITEHSLQSHESCAEEELVQTFIQKLLIHNYRARYLKTKVNHQQDQTIRSSSDLSEDESDIFDDVLKNKVSSRSEQIHPMDVQMAVFHCADGFLRQLLVTKLSQCQYALPLLVPDPLTQQIEFPLWTFRQINKSWKIRNTNNEIISQTQPIYKAETPMVFFFRFGSVSSSKSELMNSLINEKHNTFFHRNCPGSSRTRVLMDGVVEIAWFCPSGKNMDKFNDCVAFCNLHGDAGDHEKQLQILTEMASVNVVLLPQLDRNDRSAAIIQNLYKDRKPLICLFTEDESAVTEMKKGKFKIGLRDRNQSDVSDEFRMVINDCLKESSHTFRLEDVSKHSDIRVDEEDVDDCRRGREAAQQMMSLLEKKDLTEIKESVLPHQGKLWHQWSQMNKELHRFQGNEIEMDIIRKQTEMKKIRKQQHEADITDFMKFFIKEINSDAEHVKTFFIKWLRIILDEYTSADLFDLHHKYDEKWSTVMKLKKNHDKSEQLTAEQTALQRISEELQAATFGLEHIMREISQIYESCSSVQKDKKDLQVHFSSLPSLAAEMMISGFPLELMDGDAANVPVVWISAVLDELIQKLGDQRVFVLSVLGLQSSGKSTMLNAMFGLQFAVSAGRCTRGAFMQLVKVSDEMKTQINFGYILVVDTEGLHALELAGISTRHHDNELATFVVGFANLT, from the coding sequence ggaaaaaaacaaagacactggaacacaaacaaaagtCAGTCCAGATCAACACCTGCAACAGCAaaagaatgaaaatatgaatcatCTGTTTCACAAACTCCATCTTGAAGTCAGACAACTCAAACTAAGAGCTGCAGATGTTCTTCAGATAACTGAACATTCATTACAGTCTCATGAGTCTTGTGCTGAAGAGGAGCTTGTTCAGACTTTCATACAAAAACTACTGATACATAACTATAGGGCAAGATACCTTAAAACTAAAGTGAACCATCAACAGGATCAAACAATACGCAGTAGCAGTGATTTGTCTGAAGATGAgagtgatatttttgatgatgtTCTTAAAAACAAAGTATCAAGTCGATCTGAGCAAATTCACCCAATGGATGTTCAGATGGCCGTATTTCATTGTGCTGATGGTTTCCTGAGGCAGCTGTTGGTCACTAAACTGTCCCAGTGTCAGTACGCTCTGCCTCTGCTTGTTCCTGATCCATTAACACAACAGATTGAGTTTCCTCTCTGGACATTCAGACAAATCAACAAGAGCTGGAAGATCAGAAACACCAACAATGAAATCATCAGTCAAACTCAGCCAATCTACAAGGCAGAAACTCCAATGGTGTTTTTCTTCAGGTTTGGCTCTGTGTCTTCATCCAAGTCTGAGCTGATGAACAGTCTGATCAATGAGAAACACAACACGTTCTTCCACAGGAACTGCCCAGGCAGCAGCAGAACCAGAGTCCTGATGGATGGAGTGGTGGAGATTGCCTGGTTCTGCCCCTCTGGGAAAAACATGGATAAATTCAATGACTGTGTTGCATTCTGTAATCTACACGGTGATGCAGGAGACCATGAGAAACAGCTGCAGATCCTCACTGAAATGGCCTCAGTCAATGTTGTTCTGCTACCACAACTGGACAGGAATGACAGAAGTGCAGCAATAATCCAAAACCTCTACAAGGACAGAAAGCCACTCATTTGTCTTTTTACTGAGGATGAATCTGCTGTAACTGAGATGAAGAAAGGGAAATTTAAAATTGGTCTGAGAGACAGAAATCAATCAGATGTATCTGATGAATTCAGAATGGTTATAAATGATTGTCTCAAAGAATCATCTCACACTTTCAGACTTGAAGATGTGTCCAAACACTCAGACATCAGAGTAGATGAGGAAGATGTCGATGACTGCAggagaggaagagaagcagcacAGCAGATGATGAGTTTACTGGAGAAGAAAGATCTGACAGAAATCAAAGAATCAGTTCTGCCTCATCAGGGGAAACTGTGGCATCAGTGGAGTCAGATGAACAAAGAACTACATCGATTTCAAGGAAATGAGATAGAAATGGACATCATTAGAAAACAAACAGAGATGAAGAAGATTCGTAAACAGCAGCATGAAGCTGACATCACAGATTTTATGAAGTTCTTCATTAAAGAAATTAACTCAGATGCTGAACATGTGAAGACATTTTTCATCAAATGGCTCAGAATCATCCTGGATGAATATACATCAGCTGACCTTTTTGATCTACATCACAAGTATGATGAAAAGTGGTCAACAGTCATGAAATTGAAAAAGAATCATGACAAATCTGAACAACTCACAGCTGAACAAACTGCACTTCAGAGAATATCTGAGGAATTACAAGCAGCAACCTTTGGTCTGGAGCACATCATGAGGGAGATCAGTCAGATCTATGAATCATGTTCATCTGTGCAGAAGGACAAGAAAGATCTGCAGGTTCACTTCTCTTCTCTCCCGAGTCTTGCAGCAGAGATGATGATCTCTGGATTTCCACTGGAGCTGATGGATGGAGATGCTGCTAATGTTCCTGTGGTCTGGATCTCTGCTGTTCTAGATGAACTCATCCAGAAACTGGGAGACCAGAGAGTCTTTGTGCTGTCAGTTTTAGGGCTTCAGAGCTCTGGGAAATCCACCATGCTGAATGCCATGTTTGGACTCCAGTTTGCCGTCAGTGCTGGCAGGTGCACCAGAGGAGCTTTCATGCAGCTGGTCAAAGTGTCAGACGAGATGAAAACACAGATTAACTTTGGCTATATTCTGGTTGTTGATACTGAGGGGCTTCATGCTCTTGAACTGGCTGGAATATCAACCAGACATCATGACAATGAATTGGCCACATTTGTTGTTGGTTTTGCAAATTTGACC